A portion of the Epinephelus moara isolate mb chromosome 4, YSFRI_EMoa_1.0, whole genome shotgun sequence genome contains these proteins:
- the srpx2 gene encoding sushi repeat-containing protein SRPX2 encodes MLSSRFVALFILYFTAASGTTTYDSYNDFVEQDHTPQLDYSNPNWCHSPVLTNGEVSCRSPRGRAYTSTLGTRCEMSCDRGYRLLGKSSVQCLANRRWSGTAYCRRIRCHVLPLIPHGRYTCTHGFMVDSRCDFTCDRGYRIEGQHSRTCQRRGSWSGVQPECEDTDPPKIKCPSSRIKYAEPGKLTATVTWDPPTAKDTSDKTLDIILVGQEPGTDFKEGQNIIRYKVYDQSRNRAACKFIVRVEVRRCPELPAPMHGYLTCSSDGNNYGATCDYHCDGGYERRGVSSRVCLFNRSWGGDPAECVSMDIKSDVKTVSALLDQFYEKRRLLIMSAPNMTDSDYQLQNVMIQKADCGLDLRHVTVIELLGSPPRETGRIKESLLSSEVIEGLRQVFRISRYYFSMLLLDKLGSDRERFIAPMSSDELFSYIDSFLLDEEERERLEHHREFCD; translated from the exons ATGCTCTCCAGCCGCTTTGTTGCTCTGTTCATTTTATACTTTACAG ctgcctctggGACCACAACATACGACAGCTACAATGACTTCGTAGAGCAAGACCACACTCCTCAACTGGACTATAGCA ACCCAAACTGGTGCCATTCTCCGGTTCTGACCAATGGAGAGGTGTCCTGCCGCTCCCCTCGAGGCAGGGCCTACACGAGCACGTTGGGCACCCGCTGTGAGATGAGCTGTGATCGAGGATACCGACTGCTGGGGAAGAGCTCGGTTCAGTGCCTCGCCAACCGACGCTGGTCTGGGACTGCTTACTGCCGCA GGATTCGTTGCCACGTGCTGCCCCTCATTCCCCATGGCAGATACACCTGCACTCACGGCTTCATGGTGGACTCCAGATGTGATTTCACCTGTGACCGCGGCTATCGCATCGAGGGGCAACACTCACGTACCTGTCAGCGCCGTGGGTCATGGAGCGGCGTACAGCCAGAGTGTGAAG ATACTGACCCTCCAAAGATCAAGTGTCCTTCATCCAGAATCAAGTACGCCGAGCCTGGAAAACTCACTGCTACAGTGACCTGGGACCCCCCCACTGCTAAAGATACGTCTGACAAAACACTTGA tatAATATTAGTAGGCCAGGAGCCGGGCACCGACTTTAAAGAGGGACAAAACATTATCCGATACAAAGTGTACGATCAATCCAGGAACAGAGCGGCCTGCAAGTTTATTGTACGTGTTGAGG TGAGAAGATGTCCAGAATTACCTGCACCTATGCACGGCTATCTCACCTGCTCCTCTGATGGAAATAACTACGGTGCAACCTGTGACTACCACTGTGACGGAGGATATGAAAGGAGGGGTGTATCTAGTCGTGTCTGCCTGTTCAACCGCAGCTGGGGCGGAGACCctgctgagtgtgttt CAATGGACATCAAATCAGACGTGAAGACGGTCTCCGCTCTCCTGGATCAGTTCTATGAAAAGAGGAGGCTGCTGATCATGTCTGCGCCCAACATGACGGACTCCGACTACCAGCTGCAGAACGTCATGATACAA AAAGCAGACTGTGGATTAGACCTGCGACATGTAACTGTGATCGAGCTCCTGGGCTCTCCGCCTCGTGAAACAGGCCGCATTAAAGAAAGCCTGCTCAGCTCTGAAGTCATCGAGGGTTTGAG acAAGTGTTCAGAATCTCCAGATATTACTTCAGCATGTTGCTGCTGGACAAGTTGGGCTCAGACCGAGAGCGCTTCATCGCCCCCATGTCGTCGGACGAGCTGTTCTCCTACATCGATAGCTTCCTGCTGGATGAAGAGGAGCGAGAACGGCTGGAGCACCACAGGGAATTCTGTGACTAA